One segment of [Limnothrix rosea] IAM M-220 DNA contains the following:
- a CDS encoding AMP-dependent synthetase/ligase, whose product MSNSAYANIQSLSEIWAIAAEMYGDVLALYDPHSEPEMKVTYTQLWQQIQQFGAGLQALGIQPGEKVALIADNSLRWFIADQGTIATGAVNAVRSSQAEKTELLYIYEDSESQFLIAENLETFQRFEPEISGLQPKAIILLSDEDIPDSPLTVLNFSQLMALGNGKELTMPRRSPSDLMTLIYTSGTTGKPKGVMLSHGNLLYQVQNLDAVMLPNPGDKVLSILPTWHSYERTAEYYLLSKGCTQIYTSIRHIKKDLKTYKPAFMVAVPRIWESIYEGVQKNFREQPANKQKLVNFFIALSSQYVLANRIAKNLSLEHLYVSSGTRLINKLKAIALLPLHLLGEKLVYNKIREATGGKIRYVISGGGSLAQHIDTFFEMVGINILVGYGLTETSPVTNARRPERNVRGSSGPALPGTEVRIVDLETRQNLPQGEKGLVLLKGPQIMQGYYRKPEATAKAIDKDGWFDSGDIGWLTPQGDLVLTGRAKDTIVLSNGENIEPQPIEDACARSAYIDQIMLVGQDQKSLGALIVPNLEALEKWITDNSLGLTLPDPATAPEALHQTDLYSKAVVKLFKDEITREVKNRPGYRPDDRITNFALILEPFSMENGLLTQTLKMKRPIVTQKYQGLIDELYA is encoded by the coding sequence ATGAGTAACTCCGCCTACGCTAATATCCAGTCCCTCTCAGAAATTTGGGCGATCGCCGCCGAGATGTATGGCGATGTTTTAGCGCTCTACGATCCCCACAGTGAGCCGGAAATGAAAGTGACCTACACTCAGCTATGGCAACAGATCCAGCAGTTTGGAGCGGGGTTGCAAGCCCTCGGCATCCAGCCCGGCGAAAAGGTCGCCCTCATTGCCGATAACAGTCTCCGTTGGTTTATTGCAGACCAAGGCACGATCGCCACAGGTGCAGTCAATGCGGTGCGCTCATCCCAAGCGGAGAAAACGGAGCTGCTCTACATTTACGAAGATAGTGAAAGTCAATTTTTAATTGCGGAAAATCTAGAAACTTTTCAACGCTTCGAACCGGAAATCTCTGGCCTACAACCCAAAGCCATAATTTTACTTTCCGATGAAGATATTCCCGACAGTCCCCTGACTGTGCTCAACTTTTCGCAGCTGATGGCTTTAGGTAACGGTAAAGAACTCACGATGCCACGGCGATCGCCCAGCGATTTAATGACATTAATCTATACCTCCGGCACAACGGGCAAACCAAAGGGTGTCATGCTTTCCCATGGCAATTTGCTATATCAAGTGCAAAATCTTGACGCAGTTATGCTGCCTAACCCCGGAGACAAGGTGCTGAGTATTCTCCCCACATGGCATTCCTACGAACGCACCGCCGAATATTATTTGCTCTCGAAGGGCTGTACCCAGATTTACACCAGCATTCGCCATATCAAAAAAGACCTCAAAACCTACAAACCAGCTTTCATGGTGGCAGTACCCCGTATTTGGGAATCGATCTATGAAGGAGTGCAAAAAAATTTCCGCGAGCAGCCCGCTAATAAGCAAAAACTGGTGAATTTTTTCATTGCCCTCTCCAGCCAGTACGTCCTCGCCAACCGCATTGCCAAGAATCTCAGCCTCGAACACCTCTATGTTTCTAGTGGCACAAGATTAATTAATAAGTTGAAGGCGATCGCCCTACTCCCTTTACACCTCCTCGGCGAAAAACTCGTTTACAACAAAATCCGTGAAGCAACAGGCGGCAAAATTCGTTACGTCATTAGCGGCGGCGGTTCCCTCGCCCAACACATCGATACCTTCTTTGAAATGGTGGGTATCAATATTCTCGTTGGCTACGGCCTAACCGAAACCTCCCCCGTGACCAATGCCCGTCGTCCTGAACGCAATGTGCGCGGCAGTTCTGGTCCTGCTTTGCCCGGTACAGAAGTCCGGATTGTCGATCTTGAAACCCGCCAAAACTTACCTCAGGGTGAAAAAGGACTGGTATTGCTCAAGGGTCCTCAAATTATGCAGGGTTACTACCGCAAACCTGAAGCGACAGCCAAAGCCATCGACAAAGACGGCTGGTTTGACAGTGGTGATATCGGTTGGCTCACACCCCAAGGTGATCTGGTTTTAACCGGGCGCGCTAAAGATACCATCGTACTCAGTAATGGCGAAAATATTGAGCCGCAGCCCATTGAAGATGCCTGTGCCCGTAGTGCTTACATCGATCAAATTATGCTGGTGGGTCAAGATCAAAAATCCCTCGGTGCACTGATTGTCCCCAACCTTGAAGCCCTCGAAAAATGGATTACAGACAATAGCTTGGGTTTGACTCTGCCTGATCCCGCGACAGCTCCGGAAGCCTTACACCAAACTGATTTATACAGCAAAGCAGTGGTGAAATTATTTAAAGATGAAATTACCCGCGAAGTAAAAAATCGCCCCGGCTACCGCCCGGATGATCGCATTACAAATTTTGCGCTAATCCTTGAGCCTTTCTCCATGGAAAATGGCCTTCTGACCCAGACGCTAAAGATGAAACGCCCCATTGTTACTCAGAAGTATCAAGGTCTAATTGACGAGCTTTATGCATAA
- the argF gene encoding ornithine carbamoyltransferase gives MSSLKGRDLLSIADLSATEMMEVLNLAADLKAGKIKPNCPKTLGLLFYKASTRTRVSFSVAMYELGGNVIDLNPSRTQVGRGEPLKDTARVLDRYLDILAIRTFDQQDLEEIADYATIPIINALTDLEHPCQMLADLQTMQETFGKLDGLTMTYVGDGNNVAHSILLGGALVGMNVHIATPKDYEPSLEIVAQAKEIAGDRSHILITNDPKEACENAHAIYTDVWASMGQEDLANTRIPIFQPYQLNSDLMAVADKEAIALHCLPAHRGEEITDEVMEGKQSRIWDQAENRMHAQKALLALLLGAV, from the coding sequence ATGAGTTCACTAAAAGGTCGGGATTTGCTGAGCATTGCGGATTTGAGTGCCACAGAAATGATGGAGGTGCTCAATCTCGCAGCCGATCTCAAAGCGGGCAAAATCAAACCTAACTGCCCGAAAACCCTTGGTTTACTTTTCTATAAAGCCTCTACCCGCACCCGTGTATCTTTCTCTGTGGCGATGTACGAACTGGGTGGCAATGTGATCGACCTCAATCCCAGTCGCACCCAAGTCGGTCGCGGTGAACCTCTCAAAGATACCGCCCGCGTCCTTGACCGTTACCTTGATATTTTGGCGATTCGTACCTTTGACCAGCAGGATCTCGAAGAAATTGCCGACTATGCCACGATTCCGATTATTAATGCCCTCACCGATTTAGAGCACCCCTGTCAGATGTTGGCGGATCTCCAAACCATGCAGGAAACCTTCGGTAAGCTGGACGGTTTAACCATGACCTATGTGGGTGATGGTAATAATGTTGCCCATTCGATTTTGCTCGGTGGTGCTTTAGTGGGGATGAATGTTCACATTGCCACACCCAAGGATTATGAACCGAGTCTGGAGATTGTGGCGCAGGCAAAAGAAATTGCGGGCGATCGCTCCCATATTCTCATTACCAACGATCCAAAAGAAGCTTGTGAAAATGCCCACGCAATCTACACTGACGTTTGGGCAAGTATGGGTCAGGAGGATTTGGCCAATACCCGCATTCCGATTTTCCAACCCTACCAACTCAACAGCGACCTCATGGCTGTAGCAGATAAAGAGGCGATCGCCCTCCACTGTCTCCCGGCACACCGTGGCGAAGAAATTACCGATGAAGTGATGGAAGGCAAGCAGTCCCGCATTTGGGATCAGGCAGAAAATCGAATGCACGCCCAAAAAGCGCTTCTGGCTTTACTACTCGGCGCAGTGTAA
- a CDS encoding 3'-5' exonuclease, whose protein sequence is MTDLLLIVDVETTGLDPKEDEVIELGAILYSVKEACTLQQFSTLFPVTQNPAENINKISPQASQQLDSQGITPFILLTKNWIDQADYLVAHNAQFDRQWFGRNFLVQVNKPWLCTYDDFV, encoded by the coding sequence ATGACAGACTTATTACTCATTGTTGATGTAGAAACAACAGGTCTCGATCCAAAAGAAGACGAAGTAATTGAACTTGGGGCGATTTTATATTCCGTCAAAGAAGCATGTACTCTACAGCAATTTTCCACTCTCTTTCCTGTCACGCAGAATCCCGCCGAAAACATTAATAAAATTAGTCCACAGGCCAGTCAACAGCTTGATTCCCAAGGGATAACTCCATTTATCTTACTCACAAAAAACTGGATTGATCAGGCTGATTACCTTGTCGCTCATAATGCTCAATTTGACCGACAATGGTTTGGCAGAAACTTTTTAGTGCAGGTCAATAAGCCATGGTTATGTACTTATGATGATTTTGTGTAG
- a CDS encoding MFS transporter, whose product MKVFLQLERQTQVNLAFLFAAALGFWLSMTSLLPVLPAYIQDLGATDQEVGFVMGCFAIGLLLSRAQLGKMADEKSRKLVILIGAAVVGIAPWGYIFLDSIPEMMVWRAFHGLSIAAFTTGYSALVVDLAPLENRGEVVSYMSLAIPLGMSIGPVLGGYMLGTVGYPVIFSVSALCGMAAFVFASQTHEKPRMIEVTPVLGDRPTSEIPLKPKTNRQFRELMTDKSLYIPSLVMLFIGLLFGTLVTFLPLYIRELGINFNTGLFYGAAAISSFSSRLLIGKASDRLGRGLFISGSLLCYALAMVCLTHANRPPLFIIAGVIEGVGAGTLIPMMIALMSDRSSSNERGKVYSLCIGGFDVGIAAAGFFLGTVTQTVGYQGGFAIAAGLALLAFLLFLTQGNQYVKPSLKFAIGKTGDRYAQKFEG is encoded by the coding sequence GTGAAGGTTTTTTTACAACTGGAACGGCAGACGCAAGTTAATTTGGCTTTTCTGTTTGCTGCGGCGTTGGGATTTTGGCTGAGCATGACCAGTCTGTTGCCCGTCTTGCCTGCCTATATCCAAGACCTCGGTGCCACGGATCAAGAGGTGGGCTTTGTGATGGGGTGTTTTGCCATTGGTCTGTTGCTTTCCCGTGCCCAGCTGGGAAAAATGGCCGATGAAAAAAGTCGTAAGTTGGTAATTCTCATTGGTGCGGCGGTGGTGGGCATTGCGCCTTGGGGTTATATTTTTCTTGATTCGATTCCTGAAATGATGGTGTGGCGAGCCTTTCATGGTCTTAGTATTGCGGCTTTTACCACGGGCTATAGTGCCTTGGTTGTTGATTTAGCGCCACTGGAAAATCGTGGTGAAGTTGTCAGCTATATGAGTTTGGCGATTCCCCTTGGGATGTCTATTGGGCCTGTGTTGGGGGGGTATATGCTTGGGACGGTCGGTTATCCGGTTATTTTTTCTGTTTCGGCGTTGTGTGGGATGGCGGCTTTTGTTTTTGCGAGTCAAACCCATGAAAAACCTAGAATGATTGAAGTTACGCCAGTATTAGGCGATCGCCCAACCTCTGAAATTCCATTAAAACCAAAAACCAACCGTCAATTTCGCGAATTGATGACCGACAAAAGTCTTTATATTCCGTCGTTAGTCATGCTCTTTATCGGCTTATTGTTTGGCACATTGGTGACTTTTTTGCCGCTATATATCCGTGAACTGGGCATCAATTTTAATACTGGTTTGTTTTATGGTGCTGCGGCTATTTCTAGTTTTTCCAGTCGGTTACTCATCGGCAAAGCGTCAGATCGTCTAGGGCGGGGCTTATTTATTAGTGGTAGTTTGCTGTGCTATGCCCTCGCGATGGTTTGTTTAACCCATGCCAATCGTCCGCCCCTGTTTATTATTGCTGGTGTTATTGAGGGGGTGGGTGCTGGAACGTTGATTCCGATGATGATTGCGTTGATGTCGGATCGCTCTTCGAGTAATGAACGGGGAAAGGTTTATTCGCTTTGTATTGGTGGTTTTGATGTGGGTATTGCGGCGGCTGGTTTTTTCCTCGGTACGGTCACCCAAACAGTCGGTTATCAAGGGGGGTTTGCGATCGCCGCGGGGTTGGCGTTGTTGGCTTTCTTGCTATTTTTGACCCAAGGCAACCAATACGTTAAGCCTTCTCTTAAATTCGCCATCGGTAAAACCGGCGATCGCTATGCCCAAAAGTTTGAAGGTTAG
- the msrP gene encoding protein-methionine-sulfoxide reductase catalytic subunit MsrP, translating to MVLFKVPPSYSISENMVTAERSYWNRRKFIQTVIGAGIGTALVGCQSKDDKYAELRKTLDLPDLPATKNTAFQVGDRPITKELFAGQYNNFYEFGGTKGIWQNAQNLPTKPWQVEVGGLVNNPQTYDIDDLKTKFPLEERIYRFRCVEAWSMVLPWTGFPMRELIKAVEPKNNAKYVSFSSYYDENVTYGPSFHLGSLPWPYTEGLTIEEMNNDLAFFAVGIYGHDLPKQHGAPIRMVVPWKYGFKGAKSIVKIEFLAEQPKTYWNTLDSNEYKFEANVEPDVPHPRWSQATEKFIGNSSEFGWELKETLPYNGYGEYVAALYS from the coding sequence ATGGTTCTCTTTAAAGTCCCTCCTTCCTACTCGATTTCTGAAAATATGGTGACCGCCGAACGGTCATACTGGAACCGTCGCAAGTTTATTCAAACTGTCATTGGGGCAGGGATTGGGACAGCTTTAGTGGGTTGTCAGTCGAAAGATGATAAGTACGCCGAACTCCGCAAGACCCTAGATTTACCGGATTTGCCCGCTACAAAAAACACGGCATTTCAAGTGGGCGATCGCCCCATCACGAAGGAACTCTTTGCGGGACAGTACAATAATTTCTACGAATTTGGCGGCACAAAAGGCATTTGGCAGAACGCCCAAAATTTACCCACAAAGCCGTGGCAAGTAGAAGTTGGTGGCTTAGTCAATAATCCCCAAACCTACGACATTGATGATCTCAAAACGAAATTTCCCCTAGAGGAAAGAATCTATCGGTTCCGGTGTGTGGAAGCTTGGTCAATGGTGTTGCCGTGGACTGGTTTCCCGATGCGTGAACTGATTAAAGCTGTGGAGCCGAAAAATAACGCGAAATATGTCAGTTTCTCTAGCTATTACGATGAAAATGTCACCTATGGCCCCAGTTTTCATTTGGGTAGCTTGCCTTGGCCCTACACAGAAGGTCTGACCATCGAAGAAATGAATAATGATTTAGCTTTCTTTGCGGTGGGTATTTATGGTCATGATTTACCGAAGCAACACGGCGCACCTATCCGGATGGTTGTGCCGTGGAAATATGGCTTTAAGGGGGCAAAGTCCATTGTCAAAATTGAGTTTTTAGCTGAACAACCGAAGACCTATTGGAATACCCTTGACTCGAACGAATATAAGTTTGAAGCGAATGTTGAGCCAGATGTGCCCCACCCCCGCTGGTCTCAGGCGACGGAAAAATTCATTGGCAATAGCAGTGAATTTGGTTGGGAGCTCAAAGAAACACTCCCCTACAACGGCTACGGTGAATATGTTGCGGCTTTATATAGCTAG